One genomic window of Acidobacteriota bacterium includes the following:
- a CDS encoding methylmalonyl-CoA mutase family protein → MFDGRQPSPTEKAWAEKTLAPTLDKAPEKPIGAATGTNLDDQGHARFSTISNEPIRRLYTPADLPADWNYEQYLGFPGQPPYTRGIHATGYRGKLWTMRMFSGFASPEETNQRYKYLLEHGGGGLSVAFDLPTLMGYDSDHPASEGEVGKCGVAIDSLEDMEILFDGIDLEKITTSMTINSPASILWAMYLVVAEKQGADWKKISGTIQNDILKEYIAQKEYIYPPAPSMRLVIDTFEFGSKFTPRFNTISISGYHIREAGSTALQELAFTIYDGVEYVEWARQRGLDVDDFGPRLSFFFNAHNDFFEEIAKYRAARKIWYRLMKDRFGSKYDRTRLMRFHTQTAGVSLPAQQPMNNIARVAIQALAAVLGGTQSLHTDAYDEALALPTEEAARIALRTQQIIAFESGVAHTVDPLGGSYFVEKQTLDMEKGAFDYFAKLDQMGGMVKAIERGYPQKEIADASYQYQRAAEANEKITVGVNEFAIEEESPHTLYIDESVARAQEKKLKALRYRRSNEKVQGCLDALKKAAARTPSAGTNGNISDANTMPYIVDAVRAYATVGEICEALRQVYGTYTEVSIT, encoded by the coding sequence GTGTTTGACGGACGCCAGCCTTCCCCCACCGAGAAGGCATGGGCCGAAAAGACGCTTGCCCCCACACTCGACAAAGCTCCGGAGAAGCCCATCGGCGCCGCCACCGGCACGAACCTCGACGACCAAGGCCACGCCCGCTTCAGCACAATTTCGAATGAACCGATCCGCCGCCTCTACACGCCGGCCGATCTGCCCGCTGATTGGAATTACGAGCAATATCTCGGCTTTCCCGGACAGCCTCCCTACACTCGCGGCATTCACGCGACCGGTTATCGCGGCAAGCTTTGGACGATGCGTATGTTCTCCGGCTTCGCCTCGCCCGAAGAAACGAATCAGCGCTACAAGTATTTGCTGGAACACGGCGGCGGCGGACTTTCGGTCGCTTTCGACCTCCCTACATTGATGGGCTACGACTCGGATCACCCGGCGAGCGAAGGCGAAGTAGGCAAATGCGGCGTAGCGATTGATTCCCTCGAAGATATGGAGATCCTGTTCGACGGCATCGACCTCGAAAAAATAACCACGTCGATGACCATCAATTCTCCGGCCAGCATCCTTTGGGCGATGTATCTTGTCGTCGCCGAAAAACAGGGTGCGGACTGGAAAAAGATTTCCGGCACCATCCAGAACGACATTCTCAAGGAATACATCGCGCAGAAGGAATACATCTATCCACCCGCGCCGTCGATGCGGCTGGTGATCGACACCTTCGAATTCGGGTCCAAATTCACGCCGCGCTTCAACACTATCTCTATTTCCGGCTACCACATCCGCGAAGCCGGATCGACCGCTTTGCAGGAACTCGCCTTCACGATTTACGACGGCGTCGAATACGTCGAATGGGCCCGCCAACGCGGCCTCGACGTGGATGACTTTGGCCCTCGGCTGAGCTTCTTCTTCAATGCACACAACGACTTTTTCGAAGAAATCGCAAAATATCGCGCCGCCCGCAAAATCTGGTATCGCCTGATGAAAGACCGCTTCGGCTCGAAGTACGACCGCACTCGCCTGATGCGGTTCCATACCCAGACCGCCGGCGTTTCCCTTCCCGCGCAACAGCCCATGAACAATATCGCGCGCGTGGCCATCCAGGCACTGGCCGCTGTGCTCGGCGGAACCCAGTCGCTGCACACCGACGCCTACGACGAAGCGCTTGCTTTACCGACCGAAGAGGCGGCGCGCATTGCGCTTCGCACCCAGCAGATCATCGCCTTCGAGAGCGGGGTCGCGCATACCGTCGATCCACTCGGCGGCTCCTACTTCGTCGAGAAGCAGACACTCGACATGGAAAAAGGCGCCTTCGACTACTTCGCTAAACTCGATCAGATGGGCGGCATGGTTAAGGCGATCGAGCGAGGATATCCGCAGAAAGAGATCGCCGACGCCAGTTACCAGTACCAGCGCGCCGCCGAGGCCAACGAAAAGATCACGGTCGGCGTGAATGAGTTTGCGATCGAAGAAGAGAGTCCCCACACCCTTTATATCGATGAGTCCGTCGCACGCGCTCAGGAGAAGAAGTTAAAGGCCCTGCGCTACCGGCGCTCCAACGAAAAAGTGCAGGGCTGCCTGGACGCGCTCAAGAAGGCTGCTGCCCGAACGCCCTCCGCTGGAACGAACGGCAACATCTCCGACGCCAACACCATGCCGTACATCGTTGACGCTGTCCGCGCCTACGCAACGGTCGGCGAAATCTGCGAGGCGCTGCGGCAGGTTTACGGGACCTATACGGAAGTGAGCATCACGTAG
- a CDS encoding c-type cytochrome: MMTNSHTLKVLLAGVCVFGTSYTVAQDPVQGPGKDGRRRQIYAELAKAPEKARSRANPLSSDPDAVAAGKKLFEAHCAECHGDTAEGGKKGPSLRAAEVQQATPGTLFWVLTNGVVRRGMPVWSKLPEPQRWQIVSYIKALEASPNPK, from the coding sequence ATGATGACGAACTCGCACACGTTGAAGGTCCTCCTGGCAGGTGTTTGCGTATTCGGCACATCCTACACAGTCGCGCAGGACCCTGTGCAGGGCCCGGGCAAAGACGGTCGCCGCAGGCAAATCTATGCCGAACTCGCGAAGGCTCCCGAGAAAGCGCGGAGCCGGGCGAATCCGCTCTCCTCCGATCCTGACGCTGTGGCCGCGGGCAAGAAGCTTTTTGAAGCGCATTGCGCCGAATGCCACGGGGACACGGCAGAAGGCGGGAAAAAGGGACCGAGCCTGCGCGCGGCGGAGGTGCAGCAGGCGACGCCGGGGACGCTGTTCTGGGTATTGACCAATGGCGTAGTACGCCGCGGCATGCCCGTTTGGTCGAAGTTACCGGAGCCGCAGCGCTGGCAGATTGTGAGCTACATCAAGGCGCTGGAAGCGAGCCCGAACCCTAAGTAG
- a CDS encoding sulfotransferase family protein: MITIVSGLPRSGTSLMMQMLVAGGMQALSDGERKADTDNPRGYLEWERIKQLPKEPALIAEAEGKVVKVISQLLLSLPDGHDYRVVFMQRPLPEVLKSQDEMLKRRGTYEGGGDTSAIEDAFQRHLVEVNKFLAGKPNVKVLRAHYHRTLRESKVVAEEIKAFLQVPLDVEAMTREVDPSLHRNRMK, encoded by the coding sequence ATGATCACGATTGTTTCCGGGCTTCCTCGTTCCGGCACTTCCCTGATGATGCAGATGCTGGTGGCAGGAGGCATGCAAGCCCTCTCCGACGGCGAACGTAAGGCGGACACCGACAATCCGCGCGGTTATCTGGAATGGGAGCGCATCAAGCAACTTCCGAAAGAACCGGCCTTGATTGCCGAAGCAGAGGGCAAAGTCGTCAAAGTAATTTCGCAACTCCTGCTCTCGCTGCCGGACGGCCATGATTACCGCGTTGTTTTTATGCAGCGTCCATTGCCGGAAGTTTTGAAATCACAAGACGAAATGCTGAAACGCCGTGGAACGTACGAAGGCGGCGGAGACACCTCTGCCATTGAAGACGCCTTCCAGCGGCACCTCGTCGAAGTGAACAAATTCTTAGCCGGAAAGCCGAACGTCAAGGTGCTACGCGCGCACTATCACCGCACGTTGCGGGAGTCGAAAGTGGTCGCCGAGGAGATCAAAGCGTTTCTGCAAGTTCCCCTCGACGTGGAAGCGATGACCCGCGAAGTCGATCCGAGCCTGCATCGCAATCGCATGAAGTAA
- a CDS encoding energy transducer TonB, protein MESMFGEIQPVAGPFRKHGTVAGSVIAHLAILAAILLFHRAPVALIPLSLQNGIGSQSYRIIYSSPDGQDTPEENKISLAHSKPAPHRRPKPSSLKPPPDHLQVPPDALASDENNRAGSALGTVIDGPIEGHEVHVALPVVFPDPQVVRSELPRDLKGDVIVEVTIDSLGNVVETKLVQAIGHGIDEKIVAALRQRRYQPATLDGVPVASKQDVHFHFPS, encoded by the coding sequence ATGGAGAGCATGTTCGGCGAAATCCAACCCGTGGCGGGGCCTTTCCGGAAGCATGGTACGGTCGCAGGATCGGTGATCGCTCATCTCGCCATTCTGGCTGCGATCCTGCTCTTTCATCGAGCGCCCGTCGCGCTGATTCCCTTATCACTACAGAATGGGATTGGGTCGCAATCCTATCGCATCATCTACTCATCACCAGACGGGCAGGACACGCCCGAAGAAAACAAGATCAGCCTTGCCCATTCCAAGCCAGCGCCTCATCGCCGGCCTAAGCCGTCTTCCCTGAAACCGCCGCCGGATCATCTCCAGGTTCCACCCGATGCACTGGCGTCCGATGAGAACAACCGCGCAGGCTCGGCACTTGGCACCGTGATCGATGGACCGATTGAAGGCCATGAAGTGCACGTCGCGTTACCGGTTGTTTTTCCTGATCCTCAAGTGGTGCGTTCTGAACTGCCGCGCGACTTGAAGGGCGATGTGATCGTGGAAGTCACGATTGATTCGCTGGGAAATGTCGTCGAGACCAAGTTGGTGCAGGCAATTGGTCACGGGATCGACGAAAAGATTGTTGCCGCACTTCGCCAGCGGCGCTATCAGCCCGCTACGCTGGATGGCGTACCCGTCGCCTCGAAGCAGGACGTCCACTTCCACTTTCCCTCGTAA
- a CDS encoding TIM barrel protein produces MKTRREFLADSAALAAGTILMPALASASPSTPNVQFPANARDRISVASYPFRDFILPGEYVTPAAKSTPKMEIKDFAARAIDRFHVNKIEPWSAHFRSLDPKYLADIRSAIDQAGASVVNIAVDGKHSFYAVDATERERAVTTNKQWIDAAVVLGSPSIRTHVEGVENQLPDVDRCADTLKRIAEYGATRNVVVHLENDDGVTEDPFFLVKVIDKVNSPWLRGLPDFGNSLMHLPPENAYAGLEAMFAHAYGISHVKGSESTEKGAVVAVDMAYAFGLLKKSGYRGYLSMEYDDVGDPHRGTAELIEQALRFLA; encoded by the coding sequence ATGAAGACTCGCCGTGAGTTCCTCGCCGACTCCGCCGCCCTCGCTGCAGGAACGATACTGATGCCTGCGCTGGCCAGCGCATCCCCTTCAACTCCGAACGTCCAGTTCCCCGCCAACGCGCGGGATCGCATCTCGGTCGCGTCCTATCCATTTCGCGACTTCATCCTGCCGGGCGAGTACGTAACGCCCGCCGCGAAGAGCACTCCGAAAATGGAGATCAAGGATTTTGCGGCCCGTGCCATCGACCGATTTCACGTCAACAAGATCGAGCCCTGGAGCGCTCATTTCCGATCGCTTGATCCGAAGTATCTTGCCGATATCCGTTCTGCGATCGACCAGGCCGGAGCCTCGGTAGTGAATATCGCGGTCGACGGCAAACACAGCTTCTACGCCGTTGATGCTACCGAACGCGAACGGGCGGTAACTACAAACAAGCAATGGATCGACGCTGCCGTCGTGTTGGGATCTCCCAGCATCCGCACCCATGTTGAGGGCGTCGAAAATCAACTGCCAGATGTGGATCGTTGCGCCGACACTCTGAAGCGAATTGCTGAGTATGGAGCAACCCGTAATGTAGTCGTTCATCTTGAAAATGATGACGGCGTCACCGAAGACCCCTTCTTCCTGGTCAAGGTAATCGATAAAGTGAATAGCCCATGGCTACGCGGCCTCCCCGACTTCGGCAATTCGCTGATGCACTTGCCTCCTGAAAACGCATACGCCGGGCTGGAAGCCATGTTCGCTCATGCTTACGGCATCAGTCACGTGAAGGGATCGGAATCAACTGAAAAGGGCGCCGTCGTCGCGGTCGACATGGCTTACGCTTTTGGACTTCTGAAGAAGAGCGGCTACCGCGGATATTTATCCATGGAGTATGACGATGTCGGCGATCCCCATAGAGGTACCGCAGAATTGATTGAGCAGGCTCTACGCTTTCTGGCGTGA
- a CDS encoding DUF4870 domain-containing protein: MPAGATACPTCAGGSPNPVSTAPAAGLTDNIAGLLSYLLIPAIVFLVLEPYNKRKFIRFHAFQCIFLCVAEFALGIALAVVGHIPFLGWIVLLALWPLVSLGELVLWIVLLLKAYQGQMWKLPVIGDMAEKQANAV; encoded by the coding sequence ATGCCTGCAGGCGCGACCGCTTGTCCAACTTGCGCTGGTGGCAGTCCGAACCCCGTGAGCACCGCTCCTGCTGCCGGGCTCACCGACAACATCGCTGGATTGTTGTCGTACCTGCTTATCCCGGCGATTGTCTTTCTCGTGCTTGAACCCTATAACAAGCGAAAATTCATCCGCTTTCACGCGTTTCAGTGCATTTTCCTTTGTGTCGCCGAATTTGCGCTCGGCATTGCGCTGGCCGTGGTCGGACACATCCCCTTCCTCGGTTGGATTGTGCTTCTGGCACTTTGGCCGCTGGTCAGCCTGGGCGAACTGGTCCTCTGGATCGTGCTCCTCCTGAAGGCCTACCAGGGACAGATGTGGAAACTGCCCGTGATTGGGGACATGGCGGAAAAGCAAGCCAACGCAGTTTAG
- a CDS encoding DNA-3-methyladenine glycosylase 2 family protein yields the protein MRKAVNHLKKSDPVLAAIIEQVGPCKMQFGEPTFHSLAESILYQQLNGKAAMTIFNRFTAAAGDPLTPKGILHLSDKEMRAVGLSKQKTSYLRDLSSKTRDGLMEFERLPELPEDEVIAHLTQVKGIGVWTAHMFLMFTLRRPDILPTGDYGIQAAIKKHYKKRKWPKPDVMQKIAKPWIPYRSIACWYLWRSLDIKTM from the coding sequence ATGCGGAAGGCAGTCAATCATCTGAAGAAGTCGGACCCGGTGCTGGCGGCGATTATCGAGCAGGTCGGCCCCTGCAAGATGCAGTTTGGCGAGCCGACCTTTCATAGTCTGGCGGAATCGATCCTTTACCAGCAGCTCAATGGCAAAGCCGCCATGACGATCTTCAACCGCTTTACTGCCGCGGCTGGCGATCCACTCACTCCCAAGGGAATCCTTCACCTCTCCGACAAAGAGATGCGCGCCGTCGGTCTTTCCAAGCAAAAGACTTCCTATCTCCGCGACCTCTCATCAAAAACCAGAGACGGCCTGATGGAATTCGAGCGCCTCCCAGAACTTCCTGAAGACGAAGTGATCGCTCATCTCACCCAGGTCAAAGGCATCGGCGTATGGACCGCGCACATGTTCCTGATGTTCACACTGCGTCGGCCCGACATTCTGCCCACCGGCGACTACGGCATCCAGGCCGCGATCAAGAAGCACTACAAGAAACGTAAGTGGCCCAAGCCCGACGTGATGCAGAAGATCGCGAAACCATGGATACCCTACCGCTCAATCGCGTGCTGGTATCTGTGGCGAAGTTTAGATATCAAGACGATGTGA
- a CDS encoding flap endonuclease, whose translation MDVHLIDGTYELFRHFFAVPSSTDANGQEVGAVRGVLTSVLSMIEHGGTHLGVATDHVVESFRNDLYPGYKTSEGVAPELLSQFPILEEALDAMGVKVWPMVEFEADDALASAAAKAAEDDRVQKVFICTPDKDLGQCVVGMRVVQLDRRRNLVRDEAGVVEKFGVKPGSIPDYLAVVGDSADGFPGLPGWGEKAAAAVLSPYLHLEGIPKDWREWHPSIKRAKALSESLVTGWNDALLFRTLATLRLDVSVFQTIDDLRWRGPRPNFGSYCQRLKVPDLFRKVTAATPR comes from the coding sequence ATGGACGTTCACCTCATTGACGGCACCTACGAACTGTTCCGGCACTTCTTCGCCGTGCCGTCTTCCACGGATGCCAACGGACAGGAGGTCGGCGCGGTGCGCGGCGTCCTGACTTCCGTTCTTTCCATGATCGAACACGGAGGGACTCACCTTGGAGTTGCGACCGATCATGTGGTCGAGTCGTTCCGCAACGATCTCTATCCGGGATACAAGACCAGCGAGGGCGTAGCTCCTGAACTACTCTCGCAGTTCCCCATCCTCGAAGAAGCACTGGATGCGATGGGCGTGAAGGTGTGGCCCATGGTCGAGTTCGAAGCCGATGATGCGCTCGCTTCCGCCGCCGCGAAGGCTGCCGAAGACGACCGTGTCCAGAAAGTCTTCATCTGTACTCCCGATAAAGATCTCGGGCAATGTGTGGTGGGCATGCGAGTCGTCCAACTTGACCGCAGGCGCAACCTCGTGCGCGATGAAGCCGGCGTTGTAGAAAAATTCGGTGTGAAACCGGGATCGATTCCCGACTATCTCGCAGTTGTCGGAGACAGTGCAGACGGCTTCCCGGGATTGCCGGGCTGGGGAGAAAAGGCAGCGGCTGCCGTGCTCTCTCCGTACCTCCATCTGGAAGGTATTCCGAAGGATTGGCGGGAATGGCACCCTTCCATCAAGCGGGCGAAGGCCCTCTCCGAATCGCTGGTCACAGGATGGAATGACGCATTATTGTTTCGAACCCTCGCGACGCTTCGCCTGGATGTATCCGTATTCCAGACCATCGACGATCTGCGCTGGAGGGGACCGAGGCCCAACTTCGGCTCTTACTGCCAGAGACTGAAGGTTCCAGATTTGTTCCGCAAGGTTACAGCGGCAACTCCGCGGTAA